AAGTCTATGTTTTTACACCTCGTGGAAAGATCATGGAGCTTCCCAAAGGCGCGTGTGCCGTTGATTTCGCCTACGCTGTGCACACAGATGTCGGTAATCAATGTGTCGCCTGCCGCATAAACAACCAGTTAGCGCCGTTATCAGAGCCGCTTGAAAGTGGTGTGAGTGTTGAGATTGTCACGTCTCCTGCAGGGAGGCCGACGCCATCGTGGCTTAACTTCGTTGTGACCGCCCGCGCTCGATCTCAGATACGGCATTTTTTGAAACAACAGCAACACGAAGATTCTGTAGCCCTCGGCCAGAAACTCTTAACAAAGGCGATCGCCGCACTGACGCCCGATGACGGCATCGACAACAGCAGCATCGAGTCGCGCGTCGCTGAGCACTATCCTGGAACCGATTACGAAACAATTTTGACGGATCTTGCCCTTGGCAATCAGTTGCCACAGGTGGTCGCGGCGACGCTGCTTGGACAGTCAGGAGCGTCTTTAGAGAACGATCAAAGCGCCATGGAGATTAAGGGGACGGAAGGGTATGTGCTTGTCTATGCTAAGTGCTGCTGCCCTTTACCGGGTGACCCTATCGAGGGATTTTTAAGTCCAGACCGAGGTTTGGTCGTGCATCGCGAGAATTGCCGTAATCTCGACGATCTACGTGAGCAGCCCGAACGCCTCATGCCACTGAGATGGGACGACCAAATCGAGGGAACCTACCCGGTGGCGCTCAGAATTGAGATGGCGAATCAACGCGGTATGATCGCCACCCTAGCAACAAAGCTCAGTGCAATTGGGCTCAATATCGAGCGGATTTCAACGCAAGATGAGTCCGTGCACTTTTCAAATATCATCATTGAATTACAACTCAACAGCCGGGTTCACCTTGCTCGTGTCATGAAGCGTATCCGCGTTATGGAAGGTGTCCGCAAAGTCGTTCGTTGCAGTCGGCGTTAACCCCATGACATTTTCACCCCAGCAGGTAACCCCATGAAGAATCGCGCAGTTATAAGCACCGCAGCCGCTCCTTCGGCTATTGGTCCCTACTCTCAGGCGGTAAAGGTTGGCAATACCGTTTGGATCTCGGGACAGATCCCGCTCGACCCCACAACAATGGAAATTGTAAGCGGTGGTATTGAGGCAGAGACCCGCCAAGTGTTTGCTAACTTGCAGGCGATTGCAGACGCGGCAGGGGGAAGCTTAGACAGCTCCGTGAAGATCAATATCTCGCTCACTGACTTAAGCAACTTTCAGGTCGTCAATGCCGTCATGGCGGAAGTTTTTAATGAGCCTTATCCAGCTCGGGCTTGCGTCCAAGTTGCGGCGCTTCCAAAGGGCGTTCAGGTGGAAATTGAGGCGATTCTGGCGCTTTAAACACCAAACTTAAAACAAAAAAGCAGTCTCGTAGTGCGACGTGGCTGTCGCGTTCGCCATAGATTAGTGGCGGCCTCGACCGGAAAACAGAATGTTTTGCACGGTCGGTGCGACCGCGCGACATTTGCGCGTCATTTACGCAACATTAAGAAGATGCCGCCAAGCTCAATGCGCCCTCGTACCCTTCGCGAAAACTTGGATAACGAAGCGCAATACCCATCGCACGTAGTTTGGCGTTACTCACGCGTCGATTTGCACGGGGTTGATTATCTCTCTCTCCTAGTGGTTCCCGGCCAAGCATGCTGAAACACCATTTTTCGAGTTCTCGCGTCGTTACTGGCGCGTCGTCATTGAGGTTCAACGTTGCAGGCAGCCTTTCGCCACGGATGTCACGCTTAACCAACTCTGCAATCACAGCCGCTGCGTCATCCCTGTGGATACGATTCGTAAATCCGTCATTGATACGCGATGAATGGCCCTCCAGGATGGGCCCTAACATAATGGGGTTTGCACCGTCATAGAGGCCACTGGGACGCACCACCGTCGTCGTCACGGAACGCCGAAAGCAGGCCTCTGCGGTGAGTAAAGCGTCGACAAAAGGGTCACCGGCTGCGAGCGGTGAGTCTTCTTCTACCCAACCTCCCGATTTCTCGGCATAAACCCGTGTTGATGAAACAAAAATTGCTCGCCTGACACCCTTTAGCAAACCAGCGTCGGCGATATTTTGAGCGGCCTTGGCATACCCTTGAGAATAACCGGTCACATCACGACTGCTGGGCACCGGGGTAAAAATAAGGTAATCCGGCTGTGTCTTGGCTGCCTCTGCGAGGCCTTCAACCGAACTGTAGTCACCATAGATCCGCTTGGGTGTGGCATCCGACAACCGCTCTGGGTGTCGGGAGACGCCCATTACCTCTGCGACCTGACTCAAATGAGGAAGCGCACGCGTTGCCAAGTCACCAAAACCTATGATCATTACCCTTGGAGTCTTCACCTTAGTGCCTTCGTCCCGCTATTATCAAAGGTGCAAGGTAACCGAAGCTCACTGTGTCGAACAATATTCTTCAACTGCCACTCCGACAATTTAAAGGCGTTGGCCCTAAAGTTTTTAGCAAGCTTGAGTCCATGGGCCTTGAGACTGTGGAAGACTTGCTGTTTCACTTTCCTCTTCGGTATCAAGATAAAACGCGCCTTTCGTGCATAGGTGAACTCAAAGAGGGCATGGATGCGGTAGTGCGCGGAACCATCCGCGCCTCTGGTATCGCCAGAGGTCGACGCCCGACCTTAATCGTCAAAGTCGACGACGGTACTGGGTTGATAACGCTACGTTTTTTCCACTTCCGGCGAGCACAGGCGCAACAGCTTCGTATAGGCGACACCATCACACTCTTTGGGCAGCCACGAATGGTGGGGGGTAACACCGAGTTCGCACATCCGGAATATATGGTTGGAGACCGGGAGCCGCAATTAGAAGAAGCGCTGACACCGGTCTACCCCGTAACAGAAGGTATGGGCCAGTCGACCATGCGAAATTTAACGCAACAGGCACTCACTTACCTCACACAAAACCCTCCAGAAGACCTCCTCACGGGGCTACCCGGAGACAGTCCATCGATTACCGATTCGATCAAACTTCTTCATCGTCCGTCCCCGGATGCCAACACCGCTGCGATTGTTGCAGGCGAGCATCCCGCTCAACTGCGACTGGCATTGGAGGAGCTTGTGGCCCATCAACTGTCGCTCTTGTCGCGACGCGCACGAACACACGAGAAGACCGCCGCGCCTGTGAACTCTCAGGGCAAACTCGCTGATGCCATCACCTCTCAACTGCCATTTACCCTCACTGGTGCTCAACAGCGGGTCTGTGAAGAAATCGTAGCTGACCTTCGGAAATCAACGCCAATGCTCCGTCTCTTACAAGGCGACGTTGGGTCGGGGAAAACACTCGTTGCCGCACTCACAGCCGCGCATATGGTCGAGTCAAAGCACCAGGTCGCGCTTATGGCGCCCACCGAACTATTGTCAGAACAACACTTCGCAGGCTTTCAGAAATGGTTTGAACCGCTTGGCATTAACGTTCTTTGGCTAACAGGACAAATCAAAGGTAAAGCGCGCAAGGCGGCGCTTGAGCGTATAGAGGCCGGCGAAGTCGACATTATTGTGGGTACGCATGCGTTGTTTCAGGATGCAGTGGCATTTAAGTCACTGGGCCTGGTGTTAGTCGACGAACAACACCGGTTTGGTGTTAATCAACGACTGTCGCTGACACAACGCGGACTGAACGAGATCACACCGCATCAGCTGACCATGACAGCGACCCCTATACCAAGAACGCTTTCAATGGTGGCATATGCGGACTTGGATTGTTCAACAATCGACGAGCTCCCGCCGGGTCGTAAGCCGATTACCACCGCACTCATCGATAACGACAGACGACAAAGTGTCATCGAGCGCGTCGGTAATGCCTGCCAGCAGGGTCGGCAAGCTTACTGGGTCTGCGCGCTTATTGAGGAAAGTGAGGCACTGGATGCCACAGCCGCAGAAGTCACTGCGGAGCAATTAGAGGCAGCGCTGCCGGGCTTGCGCATCGGGCTCCTGCATGGCCGGATCTCCAGCCAAGAAAAAGGGGACATCATGGCAGCCTTCGCGAACCATGAGCTCGATATTCTGGTCGCAACCACGGTAATCGAAGTCGGTGTTGATGTGCCAAACGCGAGCTTAATGATTATCGAGAACGCGGAAAGATTCGGTCTAGCGCAGCTTCATCAGCTCCGAGGACGAGTAGGCCGCGGTGCAGTCGAGAGTCACTGCATATTGATGTACCAGTCGCCCTTGAGCCAGACGGCACGGGACAGGCTAACGGTCATGCGTGAGTCTCAAGATGGCTTTGTCCTGGCTGAAAAAGACCTCGAAATCAGAGGGCCTGGCGAGGTGCTGGGAACACGGCAGACGGGCGTCTCTTCTTTCAGAGTTGCCCGGCTCCCTGAGCACAATGAATTACTCGAAAAGGCGCAAGATATTGCATCAAATATGGTGAGTACCGATGCACAGCGCGCAGAAAAAATCGAACAGCGCTGGACACGCACACTCGAGGCCTTCGCACACGTATAATAGACGGCTGCAGCTCATAGCAACTTCCAATAAAGGCTTTAAACCATGGCATCCCTCACATCAGGAAAGTTCGCTGCGTTACTGCGGGTGATGCGTTTTGATAAGCCAATCGGTACTTACTTGCTACTTGCTCCCGCACTTTGGGGACTGATCATTGCGTCTGAGGGCGTACCAGGACTGTTTTTACTCGTTACATTCGTCGTGGGGGCCGTTGTCATGCGCTCAGCGGGCTGTACCACGAACGATCTGACCGATAGAAACCTTGATGGTTTCGTAGAGAGAACGCGCGACAGACCCCTTGTAACCGGAGAGATTTCTGTTTTTGAGGCCTTAAGTCTACTTCTTGTTTTGTTCGGGATCGCGCTCTGGTTAGTTATCCAAATTAACTGGCTAACCGTCCAACTTTCTGTCATCGGCGCTGCGCTGACTATTATTTACCCGTTTATGAAGCGCATTACACACCTGCCACAGTTTGTATTGGGGGCGGCGTTTTCTTGGAGCATACCAATGGCCTTTGCCGCGACACTAAACCAACTCCCCGCAGGTCTTTGGTGGTTGTTTGTGGCTAACCTGCTTTGGGTTGTTGTTTATGACACGCAATACGCAATGGTTGATCGCGAAGATGACCTGGAAGTAGGCATCAAATCGACCGCTATCCTATTCGGCGAGGCAGACACACGAATCATCCTCTTCTTACAGCTTCTGTGCCTGGCTTGCTTTGTGGCAACAGGGTTAAGCTTTGAGTTAGGTGCCATTTACTTTGCCTCAATTGCAGTTGTCGCCGCGCTTTTTTTTCGGCATCAGCGACTTATCAGCAATCGTTCACGCGAGACCTGCTTCCAAGCCTTTAACGAGAGTAAATGGATAGGACTCATTGTTGCGATGGGGCTGCTGGGACACTTTGCGGTCTATCCCGTATAAGCAACGATGCAAATAATCCGGTAGCCGCGTGGAACTTAGAATTTTTCCCAATGTAAAAGACCTTCCTTGCAAGGAGTGGGAGCAAGCCTTTTCTTCAGGCTACCCATTTCTAAAACAGCGCTTTCTCCAGGGCCTCGAATCCTCCGGCAGTACCAACGGTGATTCTGGTTGGCAAAATTGCCACTTGGCGCTTTTTGACGATGAGAAATCTATTGCAATGGCGCCGGGGTTTCTCAAAAGTCATAGCTACGGTGAGTATGTGTTCGATTGGTCATGGGCCGATGCTTGGCACCGAAGTGGTCTGGATTACTACCCAAAACTTGTGACAGCCATTCCCTTCACCCCCGCAACAGGACCGCGAATTTGGACCGAAGCAAACACTAGCGACGTGCTACCAAGTTTTATCAACGCGGTCACCGATTGGTGCGAATCTGAGAAGATCTCCAGTTGGCACATTCTCTTTCCCGAGGAGGAGACGTCTTTTGCGTTGTCTGAATTGGGCTTAGTGCAACGAATGACTACCCAATTTCATTGGTTTAATCGCGGCTATACCCATTTTGACGACTTCTTAGCTGAATTTAACAGCCGAAAGCGCAAAGCACTTAAAAAAGAGCGTGCGGCAATCACAGCTCAGAATCTATGGCTGAGCACAAAAACTGGCGCAGAAATATCCGAGGCCGATTGGAATTTCTTCTATTACTGTTACCAGACTACGTACCTAAAGCGCAGTGGTCACGAGGGCTATCTAACCGGTGAGTTCTTCACAGGCGTATGCCCTTCACTTGGCGAAGATACCGTTATGGTGATTGCACATGAGGGGGAGAATCCGGTTGCTGCCGCGCTCTATTTTGTCGACGGTCAAACACTGTACGGGCGTTACTGGGGCTGCCTCAAAGAGTTTGATTTCTTGCACTTCGAAGCCTGCTACTACCGTGGAATCGAATATTGTATTGAGAAAGGCCTGTCGCGGTTTGACCCCGGTGCACAAGGCGAACACAAGA
The Candidatus Paraluminiphilus aquimaris genome window above contains:
- a CDS encoding RidA family protein, which encodes MKNRAVISTAAAPSAIGPYSQAVKVGNTVWISGQIPLDPTTMEIVSGGIEAETRQVFANLQAIADAAGGSLDSSVKINISLTDLSNFQVVNAVMAEVFNEPYPARACVQVAALPKGVQVEIEAILAL
- a CDS encoding GNAT family N-acetyltransferase, translated to MELRIFPNVKDLPCKEWEQAFSSGYPFLKQRFLQGLESSGSTNGDSGWQNCHLALFDDEKSIAMAPGFLKSHSYGEYVFDWSWADAWHRSGLDYYPKLVTAIPFTPATGPRIWTEANTSDVLPSFINAVTDWCESEKISSWHILFPEEETSFALSELGLVQRMTTQFHWFNRGYTHFDDFLAEFNSRKRKALKKERAAITAQNLWLSTKTGAEISEADWNFFYYCYQTTYLKRSGHEGYLTGEFFTGVCPSLGEDTVMVIAHEGENPVAAALYFVDGQTLYGRYWGCLKEFDFLHFEACYYRGIEYCIEKGLSRFDPGAQGEHKIQRGFEPTLTYSNHWISEPRLKDAVADFCRRDCDHVRRYRDEAATLLPFKKQDA
- a CDS encoding NAD(P)H-binding protein, with protein sequence MKTPRVMIIGFGDLATRALPHLSQVAEVMGVSRHPERLSDATPKRIYGDYSSVEGLAEAAKTQPDYLIFTPVPSSRDVTGYSQGYAKAAQNIADAGLLKGVRRAIFVSSTRVYAEKSGGWVEEDSPLAAGDPFVDALLTAEACFRRSVTTTVVRPSGLYDGANPIMLGPILEGHSSRINDGFTNRIHRDDAAAVIAELVKRDIRGERLPATLNLNDDAPVTTRELEKWCFSMLGREPLGERDNQPRANRRVSNAKLRAMGIALRYPSFREGYEGALSLAASS
- the recG gene encoding ATP-dependent DNA helicase RecG, which produces MSNNILQLPLRQFKGVGPKVFSKLESMGLETVEDLLFHFPLRYQDKTRLSCIGELKEGMDAVVRGTIRASGIARGRRPTLIVKVDDGTGLITLRFFHFRRAQAQQLRIGDTITLFGQPRMVGGNTEFAHPEYMVGDREPQLEEALTPVYPVTEGMGQSTMRNLTQQALTYLTQNPPEDLLTGLPGDSPSITDSIKLLHRPSPDANTAAIVAGEHPAQLRLALEELVAHQLSLLSRRARTHEKTAAPVNSQGKLADAITSQLPFTLTGAQQRVCEEIVADLRKSTPMLRLLQGDVGSGKTLVAALTAAHMVESKHQVALMAPTELLSEQHFAGFQKWFEPLGINVLWLTGQIKGKARKAALERIEAGEVDIIVGTHALFQDAVAFKSLGLVLVDEQHRFGVNQRLSLTQRGLNEITPHQLTMTATPIPRTLSMVAYADLDCSTIDELPPGRKPITTALIDNDRRQSVIERVGNACQQGRQAYWVCALIEESEALDATAAEVTAEQLEAALPGLRIGLLHGRISSQEKGDIMAAFANHELDILVATTVIEVGVDVPNASLMIIENAERFGLAQLHQLRGRVGRGAVESHCILMYQSPLSQTARDRLTVMRESQDGFVLAEKDLEIRGPGEVLGTRQTGVSSFRVARLPEHNELLEKAQDIASNMVSTDAQRAEKIEQRWTRTLEAFAHV
- the ubiA gene encoding 4-hydroxybenzoate octaprenyltransferase yields the protein MASLTSGKFAALLRVMRFDKPIGTYLLLAPALWGLIIASEGVPGLFLLVTFVVGAVVMRSAGCTTNDLTDRNLDGFVERTRDRPLVTGEISVFEALSLLLVLFGIALWLVIQINWLTVQLSVIGAALTIIYPFMKRITHLPQFVLGAAFSWSIPMAFAATLNQLPAGLWWLFVANLLWVVVYDTQYAMVDREDDLEVGIKSTAILFGEADTRIILFLQLLCLACFVATGLSFELGAIYFASIAVVAALFFRHQRLISNRSRETCFQAFNESKWIGLIVAMGLLGHFAVYPV